GGGCGAGCTGATCGGGCTGCGCAAGAGCGATATCGACCTGCACCGTCTGCTGCTCACGGTGCGCAGCAGCTACGACCGGACCACCAAGGGCGCGCACGAGGAAGCGATCCCCATCGCAGCTGAACTCGTGCCTTACCTCGAGCGTGCTCTCGACCAGTCGCGCAGTGAGCTCGTCTTTCCCGGACCCGATGGAAAGATGCTCAGCGAGCACACTCCGGTCGGCGACATGCTTCGTCGCGCGCTCTGGGGCGTGCTGGAATCGTCACGGGATGGCGCCACGTCTGCCGCTGGTGCAAGCGCGAGGAACACCACGCCGACGATGCGCAGCGCTTCTGCACCACCTGCGTGCGCCAGGAGCGGCCCGGGTTTCCCAAGCGCGGCCGCAAGCTGATGGCCATTCCCATCCCACGCCGCGTGCGCTTCCATGACTTGCGCCACACCACCGCGAGCTTGCTGCTCGCCGCCGGCGCCGACCTGTACGCCGTCGCACGCATCCTGCGGCATACCGATCCGAAGCTGACCTTCGACGTCTACGCGCACCTCGTCCCTGGCTACCTGGCTGGGGCGATCGGCCGCCTGCAGCTCGGTCTTCCGCCGCCCGCGCCGACAAATTTTGGTGCACCCGTGGTGCACAGGTCGCGAAAGGCGGCCGAAGCGGTGATCGACGCACCGACAAATCGCCCGGGTTTCCGCGATCGCAGAGTGGCGGGCGCTACTGGATTCGAACCAGTGGCCTTCGGCTTCGGAGACCGACGCTCTATCCAACTGAGCTAAGCGCCCGCAGGCGGCGGTGTGTACCCCGCCGGGACGGCAGTGGCAAGACTGAATGGCGCTGCTGCGGTGCGCCCGGAAGGCGACGCCGCCGCGAGGGCGAGAAGTGCCGAGCACAGCCACCAATAGTTGCAGAACGACTGCTTGTTCCAGATCAGCACCCCCGCCCATGCGGCGGCGGCGGCAGCGCACGCCAGCGGCAGCTCGAGACGCCGGCGGGCGCAGAAGGCGAGCACCGCCGCTCCGAGCACGACGCCTGCGAGCGCAATGGCCTGCACCGAAGGACCCGCGAGCCGGACGCCCAAGGCCGTCAGCGAGAGCGAGTCCGCCCGGAAACCCTGGACGAAATGGAAGCGCACCAGCCCACGCCAGAAGCCCGCGGGATCGGGAAGGGCAAACGGCACGAGCAACGCGAGCAGCACGGCTGCCGCCACCCAGAGACTGCGCCGGCGCGGCATTGCGAACGCGAGCGGGACGACGAGGAAGAGCGAATACTGCTTGCTCGCCACCAGCAGTCCCAGCGCCGCGCCGACGAGCGCCCAGTGCGCGCCGCGGGCAATCGCGTACACCGTGAGCGCGAAGCAGAACAGCACCAGCGGCTCCGTCCACGCCTGCTCGAGCACGAACATCGTGCGCGGCTGGAAGAGCACCAGCGCCGCGGCCAGCTCGCCGGTGTTCCCCGGAGCGGCGCGCGCGATGAGCCACGCCGCCGCCACCGTCAAGGCGAGGAGCGCATAGCGGACGTCGCCGAAGGCGGCGAACGCCGGCACTCCCGCGAGCAGCGTCAAGGGCGGATAGGGAAAGGCGGCCACGCGCTGTCCCTGCAGCAGCTCCGGAGCGTACGGCGCCAGCGCATTCGGACCATAGATGTCCGGATACGACGCGGAGTACGGATTCGCGCCGTGCAGCAGCGCGTCCGCCCCGCCCTGCTGGAAGACCCAGACGTCGATCCACGGCCGCGGGCTCGCGCGGAGCACCACGATGCCCAGCAACAAGAAACAGAGAAGCAGAAGCAGGAAGCGCGCGCGGACCAGCGACGCGCGCAGATGGATGCACAAGTACGCCGAGAGGACCACCAACGAGATCAGCGCGAACCAGCGAAAGCCGCCCTGGAACGCTCGCGGATCCGCGTAGTAGGTCGGCGTCGTGAAGAGATGGCAGGCAAGCCCCGCCGCACACCCCGCGCCGAGCACCGCTTGCGCCGCGACCGGGTTCTCCAAAGCCGCGCTGCGCTTGCGCCAGACCACGCCGATGAGCGCCGCGATCGTCGCCAGCGTCACCAGCGCCAGCGCGCGCTCGTCGTACGTTCCGCTGGAGATCTGTAACGCCAGTGCGACGGCGAGCGCCGCCAGCGCAAACAGCGCCGCGGGACCCGTCACTTCTCTCCCATCCGGACGATGAGCGCGAACTCCTTCTCGCCGACCGGCTGGACCGAGAGACGCTGCCCTCGCTGCACCAACGGCATGTTCGAGAGCGCCTTCGTCTCGCGGATCTCCTGCAGAGTGATCGGGTGCGCCAGCTTGTGCACCGCCTTCACGTCGACCTGGAACCAGCGCGGCGCTCCCGGCACGCTCTCCGGGTCGTAGTGATCGTTCTGGGGATCGAACTGCGTCGGGTCCGGATATCCCTCGCGCGCGACTTCCGCGACGCCCACCACGGCCGGCGGGTCAGCGCTGGAATGATAGATGAGGACCCCGTCGCCCTTCTTCATCCCGTCGCGAAGAAAATTGCGCGCCTGGTAATTGCGGACGCCGTCCCAGCCGCTGGTGCGGTTCGGGGCGCGCATCAGGTCGTCGAACGAGAAGACGTCGGGCTCCGTCTTCAGCAGCCAGTGCGCCATCACCTGGCCCTGGCTCGCCCCTGCGGCGCCGGCCCGAACTTCCATCCCTCCTCATGCTGCCACTGCAGCTCGTCGTCGACGGAGAAGGCTAGGTACCAGGGCTTGATCGGCAGCACGTTGTAGCGCCCGTCGATGAACAGCGAAGGCGTGCTCTCGACGCCCGCGGCGAGCCCCTCGCGGCGATTCTTCTCGACCTGATCGTCGAATTTCCCGGCGTACACCTGCTTCAACATCTCGTCCCCGTCGAGGCCGACCTCCTTCGCGTACGCCTTCAGATTTTCGTCCTCGAGCTGCTCCTGATGCGCGAACAGCGTCGCGTTCAGCGGCCAGAACTTCCCCTTGGAACGCGCATACTCGGCGCACGCCGCGGCGATGCGCGCCCGCGGGTGGGAAGTGAATGGGAAATACTTCGCGCAGAGC
Above is a genomic segment from Deltaproteobacteria bacterium containing:
- a CDS encoding EVE domain-containing protein → MAHWLLKTEPDVFSFDDLMRAPNRTSGWDGVRNYQARNFLRDGMKKGDGVLIYHSSADPPAVVGVAEVAREGYPDPTQFDPQNDHYDPESVPGAPRWFQVDVKAVHKLAHPITLQEIRETKALSNMPLVQRGQRLSVQPVGEKEFALIVRMGEK